A single Oryzias melastigma strain HK-1 linkage group LG24, ASM292280v2, whole genome shotgun sequence DNA region contains:
- the tdrd6 gene encoding tudor domain-containing 6 — translation MSSIPGLPMRGSDVTAVITRVHLHPLCVLVEFWAKFSQQSKADYQRLASDIQSPGAIFKELEGNPGDQCLVQIQNTWHRSRIVSRHGFSYQVFLIDKGMTCSATTSMLAWGKKEYFQVSPEVEFCVLANVLPRAQEKRWSPMAQEYLKSFTGKSVAAHVQEVLVSHKIFLLHIPAISRQMYEMGFAMELSPPLFLNHVLMTLKSPSGAEAPLETQQLFIGAGGGQQNPELFMYLELSVENREVVTVTEVISPKQIFCQLKIFSKELKRLSEKLTQRCEGRRVSCILYPEMIGCPFATKGNDGQWYRSVVQQLFPTNALVEVFNVDYGTKQFVPVENIRELPSEFFRLPVFTYSCSLLGITDKGSGWEASQIQFLRSLLLHKTLSAHFEYYNVSEGVYSVTLYGDHNTNLNQLFGSRECCLLEGDEAVARYSIQSVASPKQHLTPETTMFLHGQVARENGDECLLSENLPPNSSHSAVVYHIISPSEFWIQTETYRKELDELLDKIYHLHKDSVITDVKNPVVGLYCVAKAKDNEFYRASVCEVGNAKVKVFFIDYGNTEVVDRSDIRSLLPEFKELPQLALKCSLASVGPKEGRWNDAATEFFTKVVTDKVLNVCVKVKNADGYVVQLTDPNAQSEQDVGRLMCNLGHAEWLELSQPLVVMPHVNGNVPSCRDEQVQPQTKGGFVIKEAPLFKARMFSIGSLLDVIVSCIESPNDFWCQLVQNTRHLHLLMDDLQSHYANSEFQPDVGKSCVVQHPSNGKWYRALVVRRHKTPHVDVLFVDYGQTETVSIYTLRRISPEFLTLDGQAFRCSLLNLTDPTTLVNNWNQEAEARFFNFVTDAASNFGILKCTVYAVMYNEEKTIYNVVDLETPFESICTIMAKLVSSPLPQKLNGPSASLCTYYYSAHDVKVGTEEQVRVTYVDSVNHFYCHLDKNQDVMEKLSMRLNSLCHQLQKVKFPKVFASLCFAKYTDGQWYRAQIKQTKPAVLVHFVDVGDTIEMDESDLIPIPKGANDILSVPVQAVLCGLADVPPDVSSEVNQWFTTAVLNCKFKARVVAQQIDGKFPVELYHGNSQINFDIKKMFLNKAQKKQQSHEDFRPHEDPTLRTTGDFPEQAVSKSSAGIVDRNRPSVNLQAVQKHENGFSESVKKMRHPALELYKPPYQRKSFNTIPNGASKTAEAPANQRFDLFPPEAKHLCSESSRSESQRKVDGGKLPQLPELPPSRITAGMTVDVYVSHCNSPLSFYVQRLDEVDELLSLVEQLNQPERTQKDSPIQDVCVGDLVLAEFSEDSSWYRAVVKEIQEEHTALIEFIDYGNMAEAPVSNMRRLQQSFLQLPAYSTHCMLGNAEGLGQRMLDPELVSLFKGDIGVCEEKVLRCCFIKQVGSVWEVSLEDGGVPVVCKVPADESTRGGQKSLLSVDAPEFVLNSSVEKQRFSESVTKKDEGTPGAPLTAREGIRTADESGRCSRVKDRPSAFVGTESSRSESQRKVDGGKLPQLPELPLSRITAGMTVDVYVSHCNSPLSFYVQRLDEVDELLSLVEQLNQPEWTQKDSPIQDVCVGDLVLAEFSEDSSWYRAVVKEIQEEHTALIEFIDYGNTVEAPVSNMRRLQQSFLQLPAYSTHCMLGNAEGLGQRMLDPELVSRFKEDIGVCEEKVLRCCFIKQVGSVWEVSLEDGGVPVVCKVPADESTRGGQKSLLSVDAPEFVLNSSAENKLNEEAFTHKMESPACKKCFPDSVSKEDEGTSWDPLTARSSIQTAESGQCSCVKDGPSADVGAESSRSESQRKVDGGKLPQLPELPLSRITAGMTVDVYVSHCNSPLSFYVQRLDEVDELLSLVEQLNQPERTQKDSPIQDVCVGDLVLAEFSEDSSWYRAEVKEIQEEHTALIEFIDYGNMAEAPVSNMRRLQQSFLQLPAYSTHCMLGNAEGLGQRMLDPELVSLFKEDIGVCEEKVLRCCFIKQVGSVWEVSLEDGGVPVVCKVPAELSEEQEEEELTHISAFTQEVETSEESPVGVCSSHKEEESTVEQQQDEFLPTMKENISKECSSDEGEVEENVVQSGEKSPPAVDAPESESFDFSRENIGEVVDEPETRTSDTEEKEASACSSEMKSLTEQGQEEKEENERITSIPPTASRAVHMMPRKNDFLETSEKVLDVPKQLFFSDSDVENNAFAESESLDLPLENVGEDIDEPETTTSNIEEMEASVCSLQNLSEPDEEKHEEEDSALGSSETASSAEQPVPQDIIDENTDADVHKQDDESREVSTSVEESCPADFSTDLKDESADEKTLSQEGDLSAGEEEVTPVVSVACEDVGPEVKGGQDSIYEKLDNKENSSGISEESEEVSQQDEASSLSVEDNFTNPEKSISGGESSDCQPAAEEEDEDPFPSPDGQKQENWEKDHPDTSSTEKPAEDQCIQLSLTSLSIQDPAPEVLPAEKLPEK, via the exons AGGGTCCACTTGCATCCACTTTGTGTGCTAGTGGAGTTCTGGGCCAAATTTAGCCAACAGAGCAAGGCAGATTATCAGCGCTTAGCAAGTGACATTCAGTCTCCTGGAGCCATTTTTAAGGAATTGGAAGGAAATCCTGGTGACCAGTGTTTGGTTCAGATACAAAATACTTGGCACAGATCTCGAATAGTGTCGAGACATGGCTTTAGCTACCAAGTATTCCTCATTGACAAAGGAATGACTTGCAGTGCTACCACCAGCATGCTAGCATGGGGTAAGAAGGAGTACTTCCAAGTCTCTCCTGAAGTAGAATTTTGTGTGCTGGCTAATGTGCTACCCAGAGCACAGGAGAAGAGATGGTCTCCAATGGCGCAAGAATATCTAAAATCTTTTACCGGGAAGTCTGTAGCAGCACATGTGCAGGAAGTTCTGGTGTCACACAAGATCTTTTTGCTGCACATCCCTGCTATTTCTAGACAAATGTACGAGATGGGGTTTGCAATGGAGCTTTCTCCTCCCCTATTCCTGAACCATGTTCTGATGACTCTGAAATCCCCAAGTGGGGCTGAGGCACCTCTAGAGACACAGCAGCTCTTCATAGGAGCAGGCGGTGGACAGCAAAACCCGGAGCTGTTCATGTATCTAGAGCTGTCAGTGGAAAACAGAGAGGTTGTCACCGTAACAGAGGTGATAAGTCCAAAGCAAATTTTTTGCCAGTTGAAGATCTTCTCAAAGGAGCTAAAAAGACTCTCAGAGAAACTCACACAGCGTTGTGAAGGCAGAAGGGTCAGCTGCATCCTGTACCCCGAAATGATCGGCTGCCCATTTGCAACAAAAGGAAACGACGGCCAGTGGTATCGCTCTGTTGTACAGCAGCTGTTTCCAACCAATGCTTTGGTGGAAGTTTTCAACGTGGACTATGGAACCAAACAGTTTGTTCCAGTGGAGAACATCAGGGAGCTTCCCTCAGAGTTCTTCAGGTTGCCAGTGTTCACCTACAGCTGCTCACTCCTCGGAATCACCGACAAAGGATCAGGATGGGAAGCCAGCCAAATCCAGTTCCTCAGATCCCTCCTTCTCCACAAGACGCTCTCCGCCCATTTTGAGTACTACAACGTCTCTGAGGGAGTTTACTCTGTAACACTCTACGGCGATCACAACACAAACCTGAACCAGCTGTTTGGTTCCAGGGAATGCTGTCTGCTTGAGGGGGATGAAGCGGTTGCAAGGTATTCCATCCAAAGTGTAGCATCTCCCAAACAGCATCTGACACCAGAGACAACCATGTTTCTTCATGGACAAGTTGCAAGAGAAAATGGAGACGAGTGTCTTCTGTCTGAAAACCTCCCCCCTAACTCATCACACTCAGCTGTTGTTTACCACATTATCAGTCCCTCAGAGTTTTGGATCCAAACAGAGACTTACAGGAAGGAGTTGGATGAGCTGTTGGACAAAATCTACCACCTGCACAAAGATTCAGTGATCACAGATGTAAAGAATCCAGTTGTTGGACTCTACTGTGTCGCTAAGGCAAAAGACAATGAATTCTACAGAGCGTCTGTGTGTGAAGTTGGCAACGCAAAAGTCAAAGTATTCTTCATAGACTATGGAAACACAGAAGTGGTCGACAGGAGCGACATCAGAAGTCTCCTTCCGGAGTTCAAAGAGTTACCACAGCTAGCACTGAAGTGTTCCCTGGCAAGTGTCGGACCAAAAGAGGGAAGATGGAATGACGCCGCAACTGAATTTTTTACCAAAGTAGTCACAGACAAGGTGCTTAATGTATGTGTGAAAGTCAAAAATGCAGATGGCTATGTTGTCCAGCTAACCGATCCCAACGCGCAGAGTGAACAAGATGTTGGCAGACTGATGTGCAACTTAGGTCATGCAGAATGGCTTGAGCTGAGTCAGCCATTGGTTGTTATGCCACATGTTAATGGAAATGTCCCATCATGCAGAGATGAACAAGTTCAGCCCCAGACCAAAGGTGGTTTTGTCATCAAGGAAGCTCCTCTCTTTAAAGCACGCATGTTTAGCATTGGAAGCCTCCTGGATGTCATCGTGTCCTGCATTGAAAGCCCAAATGACTTTTGGTGCCAGCTGGTACAGAACACAAGGCACTTGCATCTGCTCATGGATGACCTGCAGTCTCATTACGCAAACAGTGAGTTCCAGCCTGATGTAGGAAAGTCATGTGTAGTTCAACATCCCAGCAATGGAAAGTGGTACAGAGCTCTTGTGGTTCGCAGACACAAAACGCCACACGTCGACGTGCTGTTTGTCGACTATGGACAAACTGAGACGGTCTCCATCTACACCCTGAGGAGAATCAGCCCTGAATTCCTGACTCTGGACGGCCAAGCTTTCCGATGCAGCCTGTTAAACCTCACGGATCCCACAACTCTAGTCAACAACTGGAACCAAGAGGCGGAAGCAAGGTTCTTCAACTTTGTCACAGATGCTGCGTCCAACTTTGGGATTCTGAAATGCACAGTGTATGCTGTCATGTACAACGAGGAGAAGACAATTTACAACGTTGTGGACTTAGAGACCCCCTTTGAGAGTATTTGCACCATTATGGCCAAGCTTGTTTCAAGCCCACTTCCACAGAAACTCAACGGCCCGTCGGCCAGTCTGTGCACGTACTACTACTCTGCCCATGACGTCAAAGTAGGGACAGAAGAACAAGTGAGGGTGACGTATGTGGACAGTGTCAACCACTTCTACTGTCATCTGGACAAGAACCAAGATGTTATGGAGAAACTCTCCATGAGGTTGAACAGTCTGTGCCATCAGCTCCAGAAGGTGAAGTTTCCAAAAGTCTTTGCATCTTTATGCTTTGCTAAGTACACCGATGGCCAGTGGTACAGGGCTCAGATCAAGCAAACAAAGCCAGCTGTACTGGTTCACTTTGTTGATGTTGGTGACACAATTGAGATGGACGAATCTGACTTGATCCCAATTCCTAAAGGAGCCAACGACATACTGTCGGTGCCCGTACAAGCGGTTCTCTGTGGCCTCGCAGATGTTCCTCCTGATGTTTCCAGCGAGGTGAACCAGTGGTTTACCACAGCTGTGCTAAACTGCAAATTTAAGGCACGTGTTGTGGCCCAACAGATTGATGGGAAGTTTCCGGTTGAGCTGTATCATGGGAACTCTCAGATCAATTTtgacataaagaaaatgtttcttaataAAGCCcagaagaagcagcagagcCATGAAGATTTTCGGCCTCATGAGGATCCAACTCTGAGGACAACAGGAGATTTTCCAGAGCAAGCCGTATCTAAGAGCAGTGCCGGCATTGTGGATAGAAATCGTCCAAGTGTGAATCTGCAGGCTGTGCAGAAGCATGAAAATGGCTTTTCTGAAAGCGTGAAGAAGATGAGACACCCTGCTTTAGAGCTGTACAAACCTCCATATCAAAGGAAGTCGTTTAATACAATACCAAATGGTGCTTCTAAGACTGCAGAAGCTCCAGCGAATCAAAGATTTGATCTTTTTCCTCCTGAAGCGAAGCATCTCTGCTCAGAATCGTCTAGATCAGAATCCCAGCGGAAAGTCGATGGTGGAAAACTCCCTCAGCTCCCAGAACTTCCTCCCAGCAGAATCACAGCAGGAATGACGGTGGACGTGTACGTCTCGCACTGCAACAGTCCCCTCAGCTTCTACGTGCAGCGCCTTGATGAAGTGGATGAGCTGCTCTCCCTGGTGGAACAGCTGAACCAGCCAGAGCGGACACAGAAGGACAGTCCCATCCaggatgtgtgtgtgggtgatCTGGTTCTGGCAGAATTTTCTGAAGATTCCTCGTGGTACCGAGCCGTGGTGAAAGAGATCCAGGAGGAGCACACGGCTCTGATTGAGTTTATTGACTATGGAAACATGGCGGAAGCTCCAGTTTCCAACATGCGCAGACTCCAGCAGTCCTTCCTCCAGCTTCCTGCCTACAGCACCcactgcatgctgggaaatgcTGAAGGTCTGGGACAGAGAATGCTGGATCCAGAGTTGGTGTCGCTCTTCAAAGGAGACATTGGAGTCTGTGAAGAAAAGGTGCTGAGATGCTGCTTCATCAAGCAGGTGGGGTCAGTGTGGGAGGTCAGCCTAGAAGACGGCGGCGTGCCTGTAGTGTGTAAAGTTCCTGCTGACGAGTCAACCCGAGGAGGACAGAAGAGCCTCCTATCGGTTGATGCTCCTGAGTTTGTCTTAAATTCTTCAGTTGAAAAGCAACGATTTTCAG AATCGGTTACAAAGAAGGATGAAGGAACTCCAGGGGCTCCTCTGACTGCTAGAGAAGGAATCAGAACG GCTGATGAGAGCGGACGGTGTTCCCGTGTGAAGGACAGACCTTCAGCTTTTGTTGGAACAG AATCATCAAGATCAGAATCCCAGCGGAAAGTCGATGGTGGAAAACTCCCTCAGCTCCCAGAACTTCCTCTCAGCAGAATCACAGCAGGAATGACGGTGGACGTGTACGTCTCGCACTGCAACAGTCCCCTCAGCTTCTACGTGCAGCGCCTTGATGAAGTGGATGAGCTGCTCTCCCTGGTGGAACAGCTGAACCAGCCAGAGTGGACACAGAAGGACAGCCCCATCCaggatgtgtgtgtgggtgatCTGGTTCTGGCAGAATTTTCTGAAGATTCCTCGTGGTACCGAGCCGTGGTGAAAGAGATCCAGGAGGAGCACACGGCTCTGATTGAGTTTATTGACTATGGAAACACGGTGGAAGCTCCAGTTTCCAACATGCGCCGACTCCAGCAGTCCTTCCTCCAGCTTCCTGCCTACAGCACCcactgcatgctgggaaatgcTGAAGGTCTGGGACAGAGAATGCTGGATCCAGAGTTGGTGTCGCGCTTCAAAGAAGACATTGGAGTCTGTGAGGAAAAGGTGCTGCGATGCTGCTTCATCAAGCAGGTGGGGTCAGTGTGGGAGGTCAGCCTAGAAGACGGCGGCGTGCCTGTAGTGTGTAAAGTTCCTGCTGACGAGTCAACCCGAGGAGGACAGAAGAGCCTCCTATCGGTTGATGCTCCTGAGTTTGTCTTAAATTCTTCAGCAGAGAATAAACTTAATGAAGAAGCATTCACGCACAAGATGGAAAGCCCAGCCTGCAAGAAATGTTTTCCAG ACTCTGTTTCTAAGGAAGATGAAGGCACTTCATGGGATCCTCTGACTGCCAGAAGCTCAATCCAAACA GCTGAGAGTGGACAGTGTTCCTGTGTGAAGGACGGACCTTCAGCTGATGTCGGAGCAG AATCGTCTAGATCGGAATCCCAGCGTAAAGTCGATGGTGGAAAACTCCCTCAGCTCCCAGAACTTCCTCTCAGCAGAATCACAGCAGGAATGACGGTGGACGTGTACGTCTCGCACTGCAACAGTCCCCTCAGCTTCTACGTGCAGCGCCTTGATGAAGTGGATGAGCTGCTTTCCCTGGTGGAACAGCTGAACCAGCCAGAGCGGACACAGAAGGACAGCCCCATCCaggatgtgtgtgtgggtgatCTGGTTCTGGCAGAATTTTCTGAAGATTCCTCGTGGTACCGAGCCGAGGTGAAAGAGATCCAGGAGGAGCACACGGCTCTGATTGAGTTTATTGACTATGGAAACATGGCCGAAGCTCCAGTTTCCAACATGCGCAGACTCCAGCAGTCCTTCCTCCAGCTTCCTGCCTACAGCACCcactgcatgctgggaaatgcTGAAGGTCTGGGACAGAGAATGCTGGATCCAGAGTTGGTGTCGCTCTTCAAAGAAGACATTGGAGTCTGTGAGGAAAAGGTGCTGAGATGCTGCTTCATCAAGCAGGTGGGGTCAGTGTGGGAGGTCAGCCTAGAAGACGGTGGCGTGCCTGTAGTGTGTAAAGTTCCTGCTGAACTCTCTGAGgagcaagaggaggaggagctaacCCACATCTCGGCCTTCACACAAGAGGTAGAAACATCAGAAGAATCCCCTGTTGGTGTCTGCTCTTCTCATAAGGAAGAAGAATCTACAGTAGAGCAGCAGCAAGACGAATTCCTCCCAACCATGAAGGAGAACATTTCTAAAGAGTGTTCATCAGATGAAGGCGAAGTGGAAGAGAACGTTGTCCAAAGTGGAGAGAAGAGTCCTCCAGCTGTTGACGCTCCTGAGAGTGAAAGCTTTGATTTCTCACGTGAGAACATTGGAGAAGTCGTAGATGAACCTGAAACCAGAACATCTGACACAGAAGAGAAGGAAGCATCAGCCtgcagctcagaaatgaagagTTTGACTG AGCAAGGTcaggaggaaaaagaagaaaatgaaaggatCACATCGATTCCTCCGACAGCCTCCAGAGCTGTGCACATG ATGCCTCGAAAAAATGATTTCCTGGAGACTTCAGAGAAAGTTTTAGATGTTCCCAAACAG CTGTTCTTTAGTGACAGTGATGTGGAGAACAACGCATTTGCTGAGAGTGAAAGCCTTGATTTGCCGCTGGAGAACGTTGGAGAAGACATCGATGAACCTGAAACCACAACGTCGAACATAGAAGAGATGGAAGCATCAGTCTGCAGCCTGCAGAATCTTTCTG AGCCAGATGAGGAGAAACATGAAGAGGAAGACTCTGCATTGGGGTCATCTGAGACGGCCTCCAGTGCAGAGCAACCC GTTCCTCAAGACATTATTGATGAGAACACAGATGCAGACGTCCACAAACAG GATGACGAGAGCAGGGAGGTGTCCACCAGCGTGGAGGAGAGCTGTCCTGCAGATTTCAGCACAG ATTTAAAAGACGAGAGTGCTGATGAAAAAACACTGAGTCAAGAAGGAGATCTGAGCGCAGGAGAAGAGGAAGTGACTCCAGTCGTCTCT gTTGCTTGTGAAGATGTTGGACCAGAAgtcaaaggtggacaagactcaATTTAC GAAAAGCTGGATAATAAAG AGAATTCATCTGGAATCTCAGAGGAATCTGAAGAGGTTTCTCAGCAGGATGAGGCCTCAAGTCTTTCTGTTGAG GACAACTTCACTAATCCAGAGAAGTCCATCAGTGGAGGAGAGTCTTCTG ACTGTCAACCAGCAGccgaagaggaagatgaggatcCATTTCCTTCTCCAGAtggacaaaaacaggaaaactgggaaaag gaTCATCCTGATACGTCATCTACAGAAAAACCTGCTGAAGATCAAT GTATCCAGCTGTCGCTCACATCTCTGTCGATCCAGGACCCGGCGCCTGAGGTTCTTCCTGCTGAGAAGCTTCCAGAGAAGTAG